One Leopardus geoffroyi isolate Oge1 chromosome C1, O.geoffroyi_Oge1_pat1.0, whole genome shotgun sequence DNA segment encodes these proteins:
- the EVA1B gene encoding protein eva-1 homolog B isoform X1 has product MDAPRRDMELLSNSLAAYAHIRANPESFGLYFVLGVCFGLLLTLCLLVISISCAPRPRPRAPAPRRDPRSSTLEPEDDDEDEEDTVTRLGPDDTLPGPELSAEPDGPLSVNVFTSAEELERAQRLEERERILREIWRTGQPDLLGTGTLGPNSTATGTLGRMHYY; this is encoded by the exons ATGGACGCCCCCCGAAGGGACATGGAGTTGCTCAGCAACAGCCTGGCGGCCTACGCACACATCCGCG CTAACCCCGAGAGCTTTGGCCTCTACTTCGTGCTGGGAGTCTGCTTTGGCCTGCTGCTAACGCTGTGCCTACTAGTCATCAGCATCTCCTGTGCGCCCCGCCCGCGGCCCCGGGCCCCTGCTCCGCGCCGGGACCCCCGCAGCAGCACCCTGGAGCCCGAGGACGACGATGAGGACGAAGAGGACACGGTGACGAGGCTGGGCCCCGACGACACGCTCCCAGGCCCAGAGCTGTCCGCCGAACCCGACGGGCCCCTGAGCGTCAACGTCTTCACGTCGGCGGAGGAGCTGGAGCGGGCGCAGCGCCTGGAGGAGCGCGAGCGGATCCTGAGGGAGATTTGGCGCACGGGACAGCCGGACCTGCTGGGTACTGGCACGCTGGGGCCCAACTCCACGGCCACAGGCACCCTGGGTCGTATGCACTATTACTGA
- the EVA1B gene encoding protein eva-1 homolog B isoform X2, translating into MRRPDAPGSAAGKRGADANPESFGLYFVLGVCFGLLLTLCLLVISISCAPRPRPRAPAPRRDPRSSTLEPEDDDEDEEDTVTRLGPDDTLPGPELSAEPDGPLSVNVFTSAEELERAQRLEERERILREIWRTGQPDLLGTGTLGPNSTATGTLGRMHYY; encoded by the exons ATGCGGCGGCCGGACGCGCCGGGGTCGGCAGCGGGGAAGCGGGGCGCTGACG CTAACCCCGAGAGCTTTGGCCTCTACTTCGTGCTGGGAGTCTGCTTTGGCCTGCTGCTAACGCTGTGCCTACTAGTCATCAGCATCTCCTGTGCGCCCCGCCCGCGGCCCCGGGCCCCTGCTCCGCGCCGGGACCCCCGCAGCAGCACCCTGGAGCCCGAGGACGACGATGAGGACGAAGAGGACACGGTGACGAGGCTGGGCCCCGACGACACGCTCCCAGGCCCAGAGCTGTCCGCCGAACCCGACGGGCCCCTGAGCGTCAACGTCTTCACGTCGGCGGAGGAGCTGGAGCGGGCGCAGCGCCTGGAGGAGCGCGAGCGGATCCTGAGGGAGATTTGGCGCACGGGACAGCCGGACCTGCTGGGTACTGGCACGCTGGGGCCCAACTCCACGGCCACAGGCACCCTGGGTCGTATGCACTATTACTGA